The Halorhabdus rudnickae region CTCGGCGCCATCCAGCGATCCGGGCGGTGGTGATGGTCGCCGCCGTCGTGCGGAGAACAGTAGGTTTATCACTTCAAGGAGGGTAATCCAGCTACGATTACTGTGGAGATGACAGGAACACACGGACAACCGGAGGTGAACATCGGACTGGTCGGGCACGTCGACCACGGCAAGACCACGCTGGTCGAGGCCCTGAGCGGGGAGTGGACGGACCAACACTCCGAGGAGATGAAACGCGGGATCTCGATCCGCCTGGGCTACGCAGACGCGACGTTCCGGCGCTGTCCGGAGTGTGGGGAGCCGGCCTGCTATACGGTCGCCGAATCCTGCCCGGAACACGACGAAGCGACCGATCCGCTACGGACAGTCTCGTTCGTCGACGCACCGGGCCACGAGACGCTGATGGCGACGATGCTGGCCGGTGCGGCGATCATGGACGGCGCCGTCCTCGTCATTTCCGCGACCGAGGACGTCCCCCAGGCCCAGACCGAGGAGCACCTCATGGCTCTGGACATCATCGGAATCGACAACATCGTCGTCGCCCAGAACAAGATCGACCTGGTCGACGAGGAACGCGCTCGACAGAACTATCAGCAGATCCAGGAGTTCGTCGAAGGCACCGTCGCCGAAGACGCGCCGATCGTTCCGATCAGCGCGGGCCAGGGCGTCAACACGGACATCCTGATCGAGGCCATCGAGGAAGAGATCCCGACGCCGGATCGGGATCCCGACGCCGATGCCGAGATGATGGTTGCCCGGAGTTTCGACATCAATCGGCCGGGCTCGACCTGGGACTCGCTGGTCGGCGGCGTCCTGGGCGGCAGCCTCGCACAGGGGCGCTTCGAGACCGACGACGAGATCGAACTCCGGCCGGGCCGGGAGGTCGAAGAGGGCGGCCAGACTGAGTGGCGGCCCGTGACGACGACCGCCCGGTCGCTGCAGGCCGGTGGCGAGACCGTCGATGAAGTGACGCCCGGCGGCTTACTGGGTCTCGGAACCGGTCTCGATCCGTCGTTGACGAAAGGCGACGCGCTGGCGGGCCAGATTGCCGGTCCCCCAGGGACGTTGCCGCCGGTCCACGAGGAGTTCACGATGGATGTCCAGTTGCTGGACCGGATCGTCGGCGAGGAGACTGATGATGTCGATGAGGTCTCGACGGGCGAGCCGCTGATGCTGACGATCGGTACCGCAACGACGGTCGGTTCCGTCACGAGCGCTCGCGATGGTGAGGCCGAAGTCGCGCTGAAGCGGCCGGTCTGCGCCCGCGAAGGGGCAACTATCGCCATCAACCGCCGGATCGGCGCGCGCTGGCGGCTGATCGGTATCGGCACGCTTCGTGGATGAGCGCCGTCCTGGACACCAACGCAC contains the following coding sequences:
- a CDS encoding translation initiation factor IF-2 subunit gamma encodes the protein MTGTHGQPEVNIGLVGHVDHGKTTLVEALSGEWTDQHSEEMKRGISIRLGYADATFRRCPECGEPACYTVAESCPEHDEATDPLRTVSFVDAPGHETLMATMLAGAAIMDGAVLVISATEDVPQAQTEEHLMALDIIGIDNIVVAQNKIDLVDEERARQNYQQIQEFVEGTVAEDAPIVPISAGQGVNTDILIEAIEEEIPTPDRDPDADAEMMVARSFDINRPGSTWDSLVGGVLGGSLAQGRFETDDEIELRPGREVEEGGQTEWRPVTTTARSLQAGGETVDEVTPGGLLGLGTGLDPSLTKGDALAGQIAGPPGTLPPVHEEFTMDVQLLDRIVGEETDDVDEVSTGEPLMLTIGTATTVGSVTSARDGEAEVALKRPVCAREGATIAINRRIGARWRLIGIGTLRG